A region from the Halomonas piscis genome encodes:
- a CDS encoding c-type cytochrome — MAVRHCAQKARYAAGAGLAACLLAAVLAGSAAADDGLSAARQDELDTLLYQDCGSCHGMTLRGGLGPALAPARMQAYGEEALAALILEGVPGTAMPAWKSLLTEQEARWLADQLIHHNPLSTRAPQE, encoded by the coding sequence ATGGCTGTTCGTCACTGCGCGCAAAAGGCGCGTTACGCCGCGGGCGCAGGGCTCGCCGCCTGCCTGCTGGCAGCAGTTCTCGCGGGCAGCGCGGCCGCCGACGACGGGCTTTCCGCCGCGCGCCAGGACGAGCTCGACACCCTGCTCTATCAGGACTGCGGCTCCTGTCACGGCATGACCCTGCGCGGCGGTCTGGGGCCGGCCCTGGCGCCTGCGCGCATGCAGGCCTACGGCGAAGAGGCGCTGGCCGCGCTGATTCTCGAAGGCGTCCCCGGCACCGCCATGCCCGCCTGGAAGTCGCTGCTCACCGAGCAGGAGGCACGCTGGCTGGCCGATCAGCTGATCCATCACAACCCCTTGTCTACCCGCGCGCCACAGGAGTAA
- a CDS encoding cytochrome D1 domain-containing protein, with the protein MTLKLDRIFYPRPRRLQAVVAASSLALLAAQPPATAAADELRGTGDLGVVIERASGRVAVVDTSAREVLERIEGLGDLSHASVKFARDGRFAFIFGRDGGLSRVDLLSGEITHRIIQSGNSIGGAISQDGSLVAVANYEPGGVRVFDSQTLEPVAEFPALYEDKNGEEQRSRVVGLVDAPGNRFVYSLFDAGEIRVADMNREPGAAPPENGKAAFDVTRFTDIGKKPYDALIGPDGRYYIAGLFGEDGLAMLDLWHPEDGVKRILPDYGRGEARLPVYKMPHLEGWTMAGRQAFFPAVGRHEVLVADTADWSLADRIAVHGQPIFVMSRPDKRQLWVNFAHPDNDVVQVIDTEKREVVATLSPGEAVLHMEFSPKGEQVWVSARDSNRVTVYDTRTLEEIARLESESPSGIFFTHRAHRIGL; encoded by the coding sequence ATGACGCTCAAGCTTGACCGTATTTTCTACCCCCGGCCCCGGCGTCTCCAGGCGGTGGTCGCCGCCTCGTCCCTTGCCCTGCTGGCCGCCCAGCCCCCGGCGACGGCTGCCGCCGACGAGCTGCGCGGCACCGGGGATCTGGGGGTGGTCATCGAGCGCGCCTCCGGCCGGGTGGCCGTGGTGGACACCAGCGCCCGGGAAGTGCTCGAGCGGATCGAGGGCCTGGGCGATCTCTCCCACGCCTCGGTGAAGTTCGCCCGGGACGGACGCTTTGCGTTCATTTTCGGTCGCGACGGCGGGCTCAGCCGAGTGGACCTGCTGAGCGGCGAGATTACCCACCGCATCATTCAATCGGGCAACAGCATCGGCGGGGCGATTTCCCAGGACGGCTCGCTGGTCGCCGTGGCCAACTATGAACCCGGCGGCGTGCGGGTGTTCGACAGCCAAACCCTGGAACCGGTGGCCGAATTTCCCGCCCTGTACGAAGACAAGAACGGCGAGGAGCAGCGCTCCCGGGTGGTGGGGCTGGTGGACGCGCCGGGCAATCGCTTTGTCTACAGCCTGTTTGACGCCGGCGAAATCCGCGTGGCGGACATGAACCGGGAGCCCGGCGCCGCGCCGCCAGAGAACGGCAAGGCGGCGTTTGACGTCACCCGCTTTACCGACATCGGCAAAAAGCCCTACGACGCGCTGATCGGCCCGGACGGGCGCTACTATATCGCCGGGCTGTTCGGCGAGGACGGGCTGGCCATGCTGGATTTATGGCACCCCGAAGACGGCGTGAAGCGGATTCTGCCGGACTACGGGCGCGGGGAAGCGCGGCTGCCGGTGTACAAGATGCCGCATCTGGAAGGCTGGACCATGGCCGGCCGCCAGGCGTTCTTCCCCGCCGTGGGCCGCCACGAGGTGCTGGTCGCCGACACCGCCGACTGGTCGCTTGCCGATCGCATTGCCGTCCACGGCCAGCCCATCTTTGTCATGAGCCGGCCGGACAAGCGCCAGCTGTGGGTCAACTTTGCCCACCCGGACAACGACGTGGTGCAGGTGATCGACACCGAAAAACGCGAGGTGGTCGCCACGCTGTCCCCGGGCGAGGCGGTGCTGCACATGGAGTTTTCGCCCAAGGGCGAGCAGGTTTGGGTATCGGCCAGGGACAGCAACCGGGTGACGGTCTACGACACCCGCACCCTCGAGGAAATCGCCCGGCTGGAAAGCGAATCGCCCAGCGGGATATTTTTCACCCACCGGGCGCATCGTATCGGGCTTTAG
- a CDS encoding YkoF family thiamine/hydroxymethylpyrimidine-binding protein, with amino-acid sequence MYLSVKLSYYPLKDDYKQPVREVVQRLEASGLEVYPDRLGTQVFGEFDAVMDALSAVMKWSFETYGKAVFTANFLEGDRRPRD; translated from the coding sequence ATGTATCTATCCGTGAAGCTTAGCTACTATCCGCTGAAAGACGATTACAAGCAGCCGGTGAGAGAAGTGGTCCAGCGCCTGGAAGCCAGCGGTCTCGAAGTTTATCCCGACCGCCTGGGCACCCAGGTGTTTGGCGAGTTCGACGCGGTAATGGACGCGCTTTCCGCGGTGATGAAATGGTCGTTTGAAACCTACGGCAAGGCCGTCTTTACCGCCAACTTTCTCGAAGGCGACCGCCGCCCGCGCGACTGA